The following proteins are encoded in a genomic region of Corythoichthys intestinalis isolate RoL2023-P3 chromosome 5, ASM3026506v1, whole genome shotgun sequence:
- the LOC130916614 gene encoding peroxisomal succinyl-coenzyme A thioesterase-like, translating to MPFQQCNVKLSVSPSRGLVDEKLVILVQSALPGARLTLRAFHHCEDGHEWEAFAHYLTDTSGSINISEDPSLGGTYFGVEQMGLLWSIRPVPGSQPGLRMRKKNVETPMEFTISVYQDHLTEFKDQVLLASQLVERWYMAPGVLRTPITDHGLTATLFLPSGPGPFPAVLDLWGGGGQLVEYRASLLASRGFASLALDYLTPNITVKTGKMVDNTYFEKAFTFLQQHPRVMAERVAMLGLSFGVSVTLKMAAYSHILKPKCAVCISGSHVQPVEGTMVDILSYFDRIGYKAQLNDKNQAIMRNLLLPIPTDPAYKVDMGCVKCPLLLVVGEDDQNWPACESAADMKEMMVRAGNDHLLTILSYPNAGHLLEPPYSPHTRVSSFRSVGTREKITALWGGECVAHSVAQEDAWKKTLGFLRHHLYA from the exons ATGCCATTTCAGCAGTGCAACGTAAAGCTCTCAGTTAGTCCATCCAGAGGCCTGGTGGATGAGAAGTTGGTCATTCTGGTGCAGAGTGCGCTTCCTGGAGCCAGGCTTACTCTCCGTGCCTTCCACCACTGTGAGGATGGACATGAATGGGAAGCCTTCGCTCACTACCTGACAGACACTTCAGGCTCCATCAACA TATCTGAGGATCCCAGCCTGGGGGGGACATACTTTGGGGTGGAACAGATGGGTCTTCTTTGGAGCATCAGACCAGTTCCAGGCAGCCAACCTGGGCTTAG GATGAGAAAGAAGAACGTGGAGACCCCCATGGAGTTTACCATCTCCGTTTATCAGGACCACCTCACTGAATTCAAGGATCAAGTTTTGTTGGCATCCCAGCTAGTGGAACGCTGGTACATGGCGCCCGGGGTACTCAGGACCCCCATCACAGACCACGGGCTCACGGCGACCCTCTTCCTGCCTTCAG GTCCTGGACCATTCCCTGCTGTGCTGGACCTGTGGGGTGGTGGAGGCCAACTGGTGGAGTATCGAGCATCTCTGCTCGCCTCACGTGGTTTTGCCTCGCTGGCTCTAGACTACCTGACTCCAAATATCACTGTAAAGACTGGCAAGATGGTTGACAACACTTATTTTGAG AAAGCCTTCACATTCCTGCAGCAGCACCCCAGGGTGATGGCCGAGCGTGTGGCCATGTTGGGTCTCTCCTTTGGAGTCAGTGTCACACTCAAGATGGCCGCTTACTCACACATCCTAAAG CCCAAGTGTGCAGTGTGCATTAGTGGAAGTCACGTGCAGCCAGTGGAAGGAACTATGGTGGACATTTTATCTTACTTTGATCG GATCGGGTACAAGGCTCAACTGAATGACAAGAACCAGGCCATCATGAGAAACCTGCTTCTACCAATCCCAACTGACCCTGCatacaaagtagat ATGGGATGTGTGaagtgtccactgctgttggTTGTGGGTGAGGATGACCAGAACTGGCCTGCCTGTGAGTCTGCTGCAGAT atgaaGGAGATGATGGTGCGTGCTGGAAATGACCACCTGCTGACAATCCTGTCTTATCCTAACGCTGGACATTTGCTGGAGCCTCCGTACTCACCACACACCAGAGTCAGCTCATTCAGATCTGTAGGCACCCGGGAAAAGA TCACAGCCCTGTGGGGAGGTGAGTGTGTGGCACATTCAGTGGCTCAAGAGGACGCCTGGAAAAAGACCTTGGGCTTCCTGCGCCACCATTTGTATGCCTGA
- the LOC130916697 gene encoding uncharacterized protein LOC130916697 isoform X3: MVDSDIRLEALSALCNTPVTSCQAQVLGHGPCLASALPMSVMGFVSAAMGRSKLKDKCTYYRGGEVYHRPCGWLRFALKTPSGLPSYVTPQVWDKYPDGNVWLGERGHCTTTYSKLGEWPVSYHGTSKNGARAIIVTNYQPGPGQKYGRGVYSTPYLEDAVDYTKTFQSKATGKKYRVVMQNRMNPAYREKHNGDKYWLLPIPEGLTQDQEQDLVEKAIRPCAVLIKPL, from the exons ATGGTCGATAGTGACATTCGCTTGGAGGCTCTGTCTGCGCTGTGTAACACTCCAGTTACATCCTGCCAGGCTCAGGTGTTGGGCCATGGCCCGTGCCTGGCGTCTGCCCTTCCCATGTCTGTGATGGGCTTTGTCTCTGCAGCCATGGGCCGCAG CAAGCTGAAGGACAAGTGCACCTACTACAGAGGAGGAGAAGTCTACCACAGGCCTTGCGGGTGGCTGCGCTTTGCTCTAAAG ACACCGTCAGGACTGCCTTCTTATGTCACTCCACAGGTCTGGGATAAATATCCGGACGGGAACGTGTGGCTTGGTGAGCGCGGCCATTGCACCACCACATACTCCAAACTTGGGGAGTGGCCTGTGTCCTACCATGGCACCTCCAAGAACGGAGCCAGAGCAATCATTGTCACCAATTACCAG CCTGGTCCTGGTCAAAAGTACGGTCGCGGCGTGTATTCAACGCCATACCTGGAGGACGCAGTGGACTACACCAAAACATTCCAGTCCAAAGCTACAGGCAAGAAGTACCGCGTGGTGATGCAGAACCGCATGAACCCGGCATACCGTGAAAAACATAATGGGGATAAATACTGGCTGTTGCCTATCCCTGAGGGCTTAACGCAAGACCAGGAGCAAGATTTGGTGGAGAAAGCCATTCGCCCCTGCGCTGTACTCATCAAACCACTTTGA
- the LOC130916697 gene encoding uncharacterized protein LOC130916697 isoform X4: MVDSDIRLEALSALCNTPVTSCQAQVLGHGPCLASALPMSVMGFVSAAMGRSKLKDKCTYYRGGEVYHRPCGWLRFALKVWDKYPDGNVWLGERGHCTTTYSKLGEWPVSYHGTSKNGARAIIVTNYQPGPGQKYGRGVYSTPYLEDAVDYTKTFQSKATGKKYRVVMQNRMNPAYREKHNGDKYWLLPIPEGLTQDQEQDLVEKAIRPCAVLIKPL; the protein is encoded by the exons ATGGTCGATAGTGACATTCGCTTGGAGGCTCTGTCTGCGCTGTGTAACACTCCAGTTACATCCTGCCAGGCTCAGGTGTTGGGCCATGGCCCGTGCCTGGCGTCTGCCCTTCCCATGTCTGTGATGGGCTTTGTCTCTGCAGCCATGGGCCGCAG CAAGCTGAAGGACAAGTGCACCTACTACAGAGGAGGAGAAGTCTACCACAGGCCTTGCGGGTGGCTGCGCTTTGCTCTAAAG GTCTGGGATAAATATCCGGACGGGAACGTGTGGCTTGGTGAGCGCGGCCATTGCACCACCACATACTCCAAACTTGGGGAGTGGCCTGTGTCCTACCATGGCACCTCCAAGAACGGAGCCAGAGCAATCATTGTCACCAATTACCAG CCTGGTCCTGGTCAAAAGTACGGTCGCGGCGTGTATTCAACGCCATACCTGGAGGACGCAGTGGACTACACCAAAACATTCCAGTCCAAAGCTACAGGCAAGAAGTACCGCGTGGTGATGCAGAACCGCATGAACCCGGCATACCGTGAAAAACATAATGGGGATAAATACTGGCTGTTGCCTATCCCTGAGGGCTTAACGCAAGACCAGGAGCAAGATTTGGTGGAGAAAGCCATTCGCCCCTGCGCTGTACTCATCAAACCACTTTGA
- the LOC130916697 gene encoding uncharacterized protein LOC130916697 isoform X2 codes for MVDSDIRLEALSALCNTPVTSCQAQVLGHGPCLASALPMSVMGFVSAAMGRSGDDGEGLVIDEDEFFDRRYDFDFSKLKDKCTYYRGGEVYHRPCGWLRFALKVWDKYPDGNVWLGERGHCTTTYSKLGEWPVSYHGTSKNGARAIIVTNYQPGPGQKYGRGVYSTPYLEDAVDYTKTFQSKATGKKYRVVMQNRMNPAYREKHNGDKYWLLPIPEGLTQDQEQDLVEKAIRPCAVLIKPL; via the exons ATGGTCGATAGTGACATTCGCTTGGAGGCTCTGTCTGCGCTGTGTAACACTCCAGTTACATCCTGCCAGGCTCAGGTGTTGGGCCATGGCCCGTGCCTGGCGTCTGCCCTTCCCATGTCTGTGATGGGCTTTGTCTCTGCAGCCATGGGCCGCAG TGGTGATGACGGCGAGGGCCTAGTGATCGACGAGGACGAATTCTTTGACAGACGGTACGATTTTGATTTCAGCAAGCTGAAGGACAAGTGCACCTACTACAGAGGAGGAGAAGTCTACCACAGGCCTTGCGGGTGGCTGCGCTTTGCTCTAAAG GTCTGGGATAAATATCCGGACGGGAACGTGTGGCTTGGTGAGCGCGGCCATTGCACCACCACATACTCCAAACTTGGGGAGTGGCCTGTGTCCTACCATGGCACCTCCAAGAACGGAGCCAGAGCAATCATTGTCACCAATTACCAG CCTGGTCCTGGTCAAAAGTACGGTCGCGGCGTGTATTCAACGCCATACCTGGAGGACGCAGTGGACTACACCAAAACATTCCAGTCCAAAGCTACAGGCAAGAAGTACCGCGTGGTGATGCAGAACCGCATGAACCCGGCATACCGTGAAAAACATAATGGGGATAAATACTGGCTGTTGCCTATCCCTGAGGGCTTAACGCAAGACCAGGAGCAAGATTTGGTGGAGAAAGCCATTCGCCCCTGCGCTGTACTCATCAAACCACTTTGA
- the LOC130916697 gene encoding uncharacterized protein LOC130916697 isoform X1, which yields MVDSDIRLEALSALCNTPVTSCQAQVLGHGPCLASALPMSVMGFVSAAMGRSGDDGEGLVIDEDEFFDRRYDFDFSKLKDKCTYYRGGEVYHRPCGWLRFALKTPSGLPSYVTPQVWDKYPDGNVWLGERGHCTTTYSKLGEWPVSYHGTSKNGARAIIVTNYQPGPGQKYGRGVYSTPYLEDAVDYTKTFQSKATGKKYRVVMQNRMNPAYREKHNGDKYWLLPIPEGLTQDQEQDLVEKAIRPCAVLIKPL from the exons ATGGTCGATAGTGACATTCGCTTGGAGGCTCTGTCTGCGCTGTGTAACACTCCAGTTACATCCTGCCAGGCTCAGGTGTTGGGCCATGGCCCGTGCCTGGCGTCTGCCCTTCCCATGTCTGTGATGGGCTTTGTCTCTGCAGCCATGGGCCGCAG TGGTGATGACGGCGAGGGCCTAGTGATCGACGAGGACGAATTCTTTGACAGACGGTACGATTTTGATTTCAGCAAGCTGAAGGACAAGTGCACCTACTACAGAGGAGGAGAAGTCTACCACAGGCCTTGCGGGTGGCTGCGCTTTGCTCTAAAG ACACCGTCAGGACTGCCTTCTTATGTCACTCCACAGGTCTGGGATAAATATCCGGACGGGAACGTGTGGCTTGGTGAGCGCGGCCATTGCACCACCACATACTCCAAACTTGGGGAGTGGCCTGTGTCCTACCATGGCACCTCCAAGAACGGAGCCAGAGCAATCATTGTCACCAATTACCAG CCTGGTCCTGGTCAAAAGTACGGTCGCGGCGTGTATTCAACGCCATACCTGGAGGACGCAGTGGACTACACCAAAACATTCCAGTCCAAAGCTACAGGCAAGAAGTACCGCGTGGTGATGCAGAACCGCATGAACCCGGCATACCGTGAAAAACATAATGGGGATAAATACTGGCTGTTGCCTATCCCTGAGGGCTTAACGCAAGACCAGGAGCAAGATTTGGTGGAGAAAGCCATTCGCCCCTGCGCTGTACTCATCAAACCACTTTGA